Proteins encoded within one genomic window of Pithys albifrons albifrons isolate INPA30051 chromosome 9, PitAlb_v1, whole genome shotgun sequence:
- the DNMBP gene encoding dynamin-binding protein isoform X3, which produces MEAGSVVRAVFDFCPSVSEELPLFVGDVIEVLAVVDEFWLLGKKEGVTEMTLLSSQTPSLETSSTATESAEQRMLEKRSKVIEELLQTERDYIRDLEMCVERIMVPLQQAQIQNIDFEGLFGNIHMVISFSKQLLSSLETSDAIGPVFLAQRAELESVYRVYCQNHDEAIALLETYEKDEKMQKLLLDLLDSLRSLYSEWGCTNYINLGSFLIKPVQRVMRYPLLLMELLSATPEAHPDKAPLTAAVLAVKEINVNINEYKRRKDLVLKYRKGDEDSLMEKISKLNFHSIIKKSNRVSSHLKHLTGFAPQLKDEAFEETEKNFRMQERLIKSFIRDLSLYLQHVRESACMKALAAGSMWDLCIEKASGDLDQFQKVNRLISDQLFSNFKERTERLVSSPLNQLLSMFAGPHKLVQKRFDKLLDFHNCTEKAEKLKDKRTLEELQSARNNYEALNAQLLDELPKFLRFAKQLFASCVRGYAEAHCDFVRLALEELRPLLSLLKVSGREGNLIAIFQDEHSRVLQQLQAFTFFPESQTAPKKTFERKSMERQSARRQPLIGLPTYLLQSDDIRAALLARYPPESLFQAERNFNAAQDLDVSLLEGDIVGVIKKKDPMGSQNRWLIDNGVTKGFVYSSFLKPYNPRRSQSDISVGSHSSNESEHSSNSPQSNATLTFSPSGAAVTFTQKPLQDSAFPADMCQSPQPPLEMDSPSLPQLGSADRTAPLEAGTGMSQRHYSRPELGCSPSSRNGHPTKAHLRPMPSAEDRDSGLESSESEGNQVYYALYTFKGRNTNELSVSANQRLRILQFEDITGNQEWWLAEAHGKQGYVPSSYIRKTEYT; this is translated from the exons AGATGACTCTCCTGTCCTCCCAGACGCCATCCTTGGAGACATCCTCAACTGCCACTGAGAGTGCAGAGCAAAGGATGCTGGAGAAGAGATCCAAGGTTATCGAGGAACTGCTCCAGACAGAGCGGGACTATATCAGAGACCTGGAGATGTGTGTGGAGAGGATCATGGTGCccctgcagcaggcacag ATACAGAACATAGACTTTGAGGGCCTTTTCGGAAACATCCACATGGTGATTAGCTTCTCCAAGCAACTGCTGTCGTCCTTGGAGACTTCAGATGCCATTG GGCCAGTATTCCTGGCACAGCGTGCAGAGCTGGAGAGTGTCTACAGGGTGTATTGCCAGAACCATGATGAGGCCATCGCACTGCTGGAAACCTATGAGAAGGATGAGAAGATGCAGAAACTACTCCTGGATCTGTTGGATAGCCTCAG GAGCCTGTACAGTGAGTG GGGCTGCACAAACTACATTAATCTGGGCTCCTTCCTCATCAAGCCAGTGCAGAGGGTGATGCGGTACCCACTgctgctgatggagctgctgagcGCCACTCCCGAGGCTCATCCTGATAAGGCACCACTCACAGCTGCTGTTCTTGCAGTCAAAGAAATCAATGTCAACATCAATGAATACAAGCGCCGGAAGGACCTGG TGCTAAAGTACAGGAAGGGGGATGAGGATAGCCTCATGGAGAAGATCTCCAAGCTCAACTTCCACTCTATCATCAAAAAATCCAACCGTGTGAGCAGCCATCTCAAGCACCTCACAGGCTTTGCACCTCAG ctgAAGGATGAAGCCTTtgaagagacagagaaaaatttCCGGATGCAGGAGCGGCTGATCAAGTCCTTCATCCGGGACCTTTCTCTCTACCTGCAGCATGTCCGG GAGTCTGCTTGTATGaaggcactggcagcagggagcATGTGGGACCTGTGCATAGAGAAGGCAAGTGGGGACCTGGACCAGTTCCAGAAAGTGAATCGTCTCATCAGTGACCAGCTCTTCTCCAACTTT AAAGAGCGGACAGAGCGGCTGGTGAGCTCACCACTGAACCAGCTGCTGAGCATGTTTGCGGGGCCCCACAAGCTAGTGCAGAAACGCTTCGACAAGCTCCTTGACTTCCACaactgcacagagaaagcagagaagcTGAAGGACAAGCGAacactggaggagctgcagtcaGCCCGCAACAACTATGAGGCCCTCAATGCCCAGTTGCTGGATGAGCTGCCCAAGTTCTTGCGCTTCGCCAAGCAGCTGTTTGCCAGCTGCGTGCGGGGCTATGCCGAGGCACACTGTGACTTCGTGCGCCTGGCCCTGGAAGAACTGAGACCCCTCTTGTCG TTGCTAAAGGTGtctggcagggaagggaaccTCATTGCCATCTTCCAGGATGAGCACAGTCGagtcctccagcagctccaggcctTCACCTTCTTCCCAGAGTCCCAGACAGCTCCCAAGAAGACTTTTGAAAGGAAGAGCATGGAACGGCAGTCTGCCCGGCGGCAGCCCCTCATTGGCTTG CCTACCTACCTTCTGCAGTCAGATGACATCCGAGCTGCCCTCCTGGCCCGTTATCCCCCAGAGAGTCTCTTCCAGGCAGAACGCAATTTCAATGCTGCCCAAGACCTGGATGTCTCACTGTTGGAAGGAGACATTGTGGGTGTCATCAAGAAGAAGGACCCCATGGGCAGCCAGAATCGATGGCTCATAGACAATGGAG TGACAAAAGGCTTTGTGTACAGCTCCTTTCTGAAGCCTTACAACCCACGCCGCAGCCAGTCAGACATCTCTGTGGGCAGCCACTCCTCCAATGAGTCAGAGCACAGCAGCAACTCTCCCCAAAGCAATGCCACACTGACCTTCAGCCCCAGCGGGGCGGCCGTCACCTTCACTCAGAAACCCCTGCAGGACTCTGCCTTCCCAGCAGACATGTGCCAGTCACCGCAGCCCCCACTGGAGATGGACTCGCCCTCTCTGCCCCAGCTTGGCTCTGCTGACAGGACAGCCCCACTGGAGGCTGGTACAGGGATGTCTCAGCGCCACTACAGCCGccctgagctgggctgcagccccagctctcgCAACGGGCACCCCACCAAAGCACATCTCAGGCCCATGCCCTCAGCGGAGGACAGAGACTCTGGACTGGAGAGCAGCGAGTCAGAGGGCAACCAG GTCTATTACGCTCTCTACACCTTCAAAGGCCGAAACACTAATGAGCTGAGCGTGTCAGCTAACCAGAGACTCAGGATCCTGCAGTTTGAGGACATCACAGGCAATCAGGAGTGGTGGCTGGCCGAGGCACATGGGAAGCAGGGCTATGTGCCCTCAAGTTACATCCGGAAGACAGAGTACACGTGA